A single genomic interval of Anopheles marshallii chromosome 2, idAnoMarsDA_429_01, whole genome shotgun sequence harbors:
- the LOC128718654 gene encoding zinc finger protein 184-like, producing MAIASQEMFQICRFCLCQDEALLIPLEDILDFTLAFQDVSAVTGLEINQNNSTSYAMCLECTTKLKSSVAFREACRTNDIHFQELCAVLSASFKESRMKIIDTIQFSDNSDESMDLDLDFLDTIIDDSAESSQINDDLSQNENIIEEPEETAQSSDTDQEEFSYCANYILPGENLYSADEDIQYWIDWDSSLNPSAPPPAPYKRGKREPKYYLCDICGRMVKHIPSHVHVHTDECTYSCEHCPVKFKQKTNLIQHIKTVHLKTVTKTCEICGKGFVHHKTYRYHMLTHQGEGKTFECLDCSRTFSNSVYLRDHINRLHNAEKQMKKKDSGDRIRRKRSRSNTVIEKVKDHTT from the exons ATGGCGATCGCATCGCAGGAAATGTTCCAAATTTGTAGGTTTTGCTTGTGCCAGGACGAAGCATTACTGATTCCACTAGAGGAtatattggatttcactctaGCCTTCCAAGATGTAAGCGCGGTTACGGGATTAGAG ATAAATCAGAACAACTCAACATCATACGCCATGTGCTTGGAATGTACAACCAAATTGAAAAGCTCTGTCGCGTTCCGGGAAGCCTGTCGAACCAATGATATTCACTTTCAAGAGTTGTGCGCTGTGTTGTCTGCCAGCTTTAAAGAGTCGCGTATGAAAATTATCGACACAATACAATTTTCAGACAACTCCGATGAGTCTATGGATCTGGATCTAGACTTTTTGGACACAATTATTGACGATTCTGCTGAAAGTTCACAAATCAATGATGATCTCTcccaaaatgaaaatattataGAGGAGCCTGAAGAAACTGCACAAAGTAGCGATACGGATCAAGAGGAATTCTCGTACTGTGCCAATTATATACTTCCGGGAGAGAACTTATATTCCGCCGATGAGGATATCCAGTACTGGATTGACTGGGATAGCAGCTTAAACCCTTCAGCTCCACCGCCCGCTCCATACAAGCGAGGCAAAAGAGAGCCCAAATATTACCTTTGTGACATATGTGGCAGAATGGTTAAACACATTCCAAGTCATGTTCATGTTCATACAGATGAATGCACATACAGTTGTGAACATTGTCcagtaaaattcaaacaaaaaaccaatttaaTACAACACATAAAAACTGTGCACTTGAAAACAGTTACGAAAACGTGCGAGATATGCGGTAAAGGATTCGTTCATCACAAAACGTATAGATATCACATG CTTACTCATCAAGGTGAGGGGAAAACCTTCGAATGTTTGGATTGTTCGAGAACGTTTTCGAATTCTGTTTACTTGAGGGATCACATTAACAGGCTGCATAACGCAgagaaacaaatgaagaaaaaggattCAGGAGATCGAATTcgaag GAAACGAAGCAGATCCAACACGGTGATAGAAAAAGTCAAAGATCACACGACATAA
- the LOC128718655 gene encoding zinc finger protein 184-like, with product MAIASQEMFQICRFCLCQDETLLIPLEDILDFALAFQDVSAVTGLEINEDNIASYAMCLECTTKLKSSVAFREACRSNESHFQELCAVLSASFKESRIKIIDTIALSDSSDESIDFDLNTRNVNFADSPESSQSNDDPLQIAKLTEGREETAQRSFQFSYCANYILPGETVFSEEEYIKDRIDWDSSLNPPAPPSIIHLREKGKRKYHLCDICGLMVIHIPKHVEVHKDEYKYNCPHCPVKFKQKTNLIQHIKTVHLKTVMKTCEICGKGFVHHKTYRYHMLTHQGEGKTFECLDCSRTFSNSVYLRDHINRLHNAEKQIKRSDSGDQIQRKRSRSNTVIEKVKDHTT from the exons ATGGCGATCGCATCGCAGGAAATGTTCCAAATTTGTAGGTTTTGCTTGTGCCAGGACGAAACATTACTGATTCCACTAGAGGATATATTGGATTTCGCTCTTGCCTTCCAAGATGTAAGCGCGGTTACGGGATTAGAG ATAAATGAGGACAACATAGCATCATACGCCATGTGCTTGGAATGTACAACCAAGTTGAAAAGCTCTGTCGCGTTCCGGGAAGCCTGTCGAAGCAATGAGTCTCACTTTCAAGAGTTATGCGCTGTGTTGTCTGCCAGCTTTAAAGAGTCGCGTATCAAAATTATCGACACAATCGCTTTGTCAGACAGCTCTGATGAATCGATAGATTTTGACCTTAACACACGCAACGTAAATTTCGCCGATTCTCCTGAAAGTTCACAAAGCAATGACGACCCCCTGCAAATTGCAAAATTAACAGAAGGGCGTGAAGAAACTGCCCAAAGAAGTTTTCAATTCTCGTACTGTGCCAATTACATCCTACCGGGAGAAACCGTGTTTTCCGAGGAAGAGTATATCAAGGACAGAATTGATTGGGATAGCAGCTTAAATCCTCCAGCTCCACCTTCAATAATACACCTAcgggaaaaaggaaagcgcAAATACCACCTTTGTGACATATGCGGCTTGATGGTCATACATATTCCAAAGCATGTTGAAGTGCATAAAGACGAATACAAATATAATTGTCCGCACTGTCCAGTAaagttcaaacaaaaaaccaatttaaTACAACACATAAAAACTGTGCACTTGAAAACAGTTATGAAAACGTGCGAGATATGCGGTAAAGGATTCGTTCATCACAAAACGTACAGATATCACATG CTTACCCATCAAGGTGAGGGGAAAACCTTCGAGTGTTTGGATTGTTCGAGAACATTTTCGAATTCTGTTTACTTGAGGGATCACATTAACAGGCTGCATAACGCagagaaacaaataaagagaAGTGATTCAGGAGACCAAATTCAAAg GAAACGGAGCAGATCCAACACGGTGATAGAAAAAGTCAAAGATCACACGACATAA
- the LOC128718656 gene encoding zinc finger protein 57-like has product MAIASQEMFQICRFCLCQDEALLIPLEDILDFALAFQDVSAVTGLEINEDNIASYAMCLECTTKLKSSVAFREACRSNDTHFQELCAVLSASVNEPRTEIKDKMELVDSCDESIDLDLDFLDTNIDDSPESSKSYEEFSQNDNVIEEHDESLQSINAEGEVFSYCANYIPPGETVFSEEEYDDLYDWDMKLNPAVAHRPRFKEPYRRNKLRLCDICAVLTTGIASHMQNHEEEGTFSCPHCPVKTKKKHNITQHIQTVHLKTVTKTCEICGKGFVHHKTYRYHMFTHQDEGKTFECKNCSKTFKNSIYLRDHMKRVHNAATQSRKKHPGGSSGRKRSRSNTVIEQVKD; this is encoded by the exons ATGGCGATCGCATCGCAGGAAATGTTCCAAATTTGTCGGTTTTGCTTGTGCCAGGACGAAGCATTACTGATTCCACTAGAGGATATATTGGATTTCGCTCTTGCCTTCCAAGATGTAAGCGCGGTTACGGGATTAGAG ATAAATGAGGACAACATAGCATCATACGCCATGTGCTTGGAATGTACAACCAAGTTGAAAAGCTCTGTCGCGTTCCGGGAAGCCTGTCGAAGCAATGATACTCACTTTCAAGAGTTATGCGCTGTGTTGTCTGCCAGTGTTAACGAACCGCGTACTGAAATTAAGGACAAAATGGAACTAGTTGATAGCTGTGATGAATCTATCGATTTGGATCTGGATTTCCTAGACACGAATATCGATGATTCTCCAGAAAGTTCAAAAAGTTATGAGGAGTTCTCGCAAAATGACAATGTTATTGAGGAGCATGATGAATCGTTACAATCTATCAATGCTGAAGGAGAGGTATTTTCGTACTGTGCCAATTACATCCCACCGGGAGAAACCGTATTTTCCGAAGAAGAATATGATGATCTATATGATTGGGACATGAAGTTAAACCCGGCGGTTGCCCATCGGCCTAGATTTAAAGAGCCATACAGAAGGAACAAACTGCGTCTTTGTGATATATGTGCCGTACTGACCACAGGCATTGCATCACACATGCAAAATCATGAAGAGGAAGGCACATTCAGTTGTCCGCACTGTCCAGtaaaaaccaagaaaaaacacaatataACACAGCATATACAAACTGTGCACTTGAAAACAGTTACGAAAACGTGCGAGATATGCGGTAAAGGATTCGTTCACCACAAAACGTACAGATATCACATG TTTACTCATCAAGATGAAGGAAAAACCTTCGAATGCAAGAATTGTTCGAAAACCTTCAAGAACTCTATTTACTTGAGGGATCACATGAAAAGGGTTCATAATGCGGCCACACAAtctagaaaaaaacaccctggAGGAAGCAGCGGCAG GAAACGAAGCAGATCCAACACAGTGATCGAACAAGTCAAAGACTAA